Within the Microbacterium sp. 1S1 genome, the region TGGCGTCCGCCGCCCGTATCCCGACCGCCCGCGCACGACGTGCCGTCGCGGACGTCGGGGCCGACGGGCAGCGCCTCCCTCGCGATCTGCGACCGGAACATTGGGCAGCGCTCTGGCATCACGTCTCACGACGATGAGAACGCGCCCGTCATCCCGTCAACTCGATGCGGAACGGCCTGCGAGAATGGAGGCGCCGAGTCCCGAGCCGAGGAGCACACGTGCCGTTCATCTCCACCCGCGGCGGCATGCAGCCGCAGTCGTTCAGCGAGACGCTGCTGGAGGGCCTGGCGCCCGACGGCGGTCTGGCCGTCCCCGATGTCATGCCCGAGGTCGACGGCGAAACGCTCGAACGCTGGCGCGCGCTGACGTATCCCCAGCTCGCGACCGAGGTGCTCGGCCTCTTCGCGACCGACATCCCCCGGGAGGACCTCGCGCGCATGACGGCGGCGGCGTACGCCGACTTCCCCGACGGGGTGGTCCCCCTGCGTCGCGTGGACGACGACCTCACCCTGGTCGGCCTCTCCGAAGGACCGACGCTCGCCTTCAAGGACATGGCGATGCAGTTCCTCGGGCAGGTGCTGGAGTACACGCTTGAGCGCCAGAGGTCTGTCCTCAACATCCTCGGTGCCACCTCGGGCGACACGGGCTCGGCGGCGGAGCATGCCTTGCGCGGGAAGGAGCGCGTCGCGGTGTTCATGCTGTCGCCCCAAGGCCGGATGAGCGCCTTCCAGCGGGCGCAGATGTTCTCGCTCGACGACGCGAACGTGCACAACATCGCGGTCGAGGGTGTCTTCGACGACTGCCAGAATCTCGTGAAGAAGCTCGCCGGCGATCTCGACTTCAAGCGCGCTCAGCACCTCGGGGCCGTGAACTCCATCAACCTGGCGCGCATCACGGCGCAGACCGTCTATTACTTCTGGGCGTGGCTGCGCGCGACCGACGCCGGGGGATGGGCCGAGGTGTCGTTCACCGTGCCCTCGGGCAACTTCGGCAACATCCTCTCCGGGTTCTTCGCGAAGCAGATGGGGCTGCCGATCCGGCGCCTCGTGCTCGCCGCGAACGAGAACAACGTCCTCGACGAGTTCTTCCGCACGGGCGTCTACCGCCCGCGCAGCGCCGCCCAGACGCTCGCGACGTCGAGCCCCTCGATGGACATCTCGAAGGCGTCGAACCTCGAGAGGTTCATCTTCGAGCTCGTGGACCGCGACCCGGCGCGGGTCGTCGGCGCCTGGGACGATCTGGAGGCCCAGGGCTTCTTCGACTTCTCGGCCGAGCAGGCACGCTTCGAGGAGGAGTTCGGAATCGTGAGTGGCACCTCGACCCACGAGGACCGGCTGGCGACCATCCGGGCGGTGTACGAGGCCTCGGGCGAGGTGATCGACCCGCACACCGCCGACGGCGTGAAGGTCGCACG harbors:
- the thrC gene encoding threonine synthase, which gives rise to MPFISTRGGMQPQSFSETLLEGLAPDGGLAVPDVMPEVDGETLERWRALTYPQLATEVLGLFATDIPREDLARMTAAAYADFPDGVVPLRRVDDDLTLVGLSEGPTLAFKDMAMQFLGQVLEYTLERQRSVLNILGATSGDTGSAAEHALRGKERVAVFMLSPQGRMSAFQRAQMFSLDDANVHNIAVEGVFDDCQNLVKKLAGDLDFKRAQHLGAVNSINLARITAQTVYYFWAWLRATDAGGWAEVSFTVPSGNFGNILSGFFAKQMGLPIRRLVLAANENNVLDEFFRTGVYRPRSAAQTLATSSPSMDISKASNLERFIFELVDRDPARVVGAWDDLEAQGFFDFSAEQARFEEEFGIVSGTSTHEDRLATIRAVYEASGEVIDPHTADGVKVAREYVEPGVPMLVLETAKPEKFAETIHEAIGVELAYAPELRAMLDAPQHVTEMPDDERALRAFIEEHALR